The Aspergillus oryzae RIB40 DNA, chromosome 5 genome segment GTACAATAAATCCGGGATCATCGCTACTTCTAGAAGTTTTGCTATGGTCTGGCTCACCCTGGGGTTGTAGTTCTCTCTTCTGTCATACTCATAGATGCCTGGGGCTCCCACGATGTGTAGCACGATTGGCTTAGATGGGAACTCGAAGTCCAGGGCTGTATGGCGATATCTTGTGTAGTCGAGCGGGTCACCAACGTAGATAGCAATGTATGTTTTGGTGGGCATGTTGAGAGTAAAAGACGGCACTCGACGCAAGCACAATTGATGGCCTACAGAACCGTCGTAtacaaagaaatatatatacccgCCGGTTGATGCCCCTATCTTCTCAACTTCACATGTTCCTAAGCACGGGACCAGTCGTATATACTGTGGACTTGCATGCTTTGCAACCTCTCGTGCTAGCAGGAGGCTTGTAGTAGATATATGACAGCAAATAATGGGATACTCTCGGTATCTGCTCACAGTTAAAAACGGTGAGATGGAAATACCTGGCTGATGACCTCATTAATTTGCTAATATTTaactaaaaaaagaattagTCAGTCTTGGCCGTATTTCCATTACTCGAGAAGCTGAGAATCGATTTGGTAGCATGCACGAAAAAGAATGGTGGACAAGAAAACTTAGTGAGTGCATTTAATCGCAGGGCAAAAGATTAAATCTGTTGGCGGTGCCGCCACAAGACGGAAAACCCACACCTCGAAACTGTGGAGGAAGAACACATCCTTCAACtcaccgaaaagaaagatctccTGTTGACCACCACGATCATTTCCCTCTTGTCTGTGTAACCGCGAGAGGCGTTCTTTtgctctttatctttctttccttcatttttattatttcttcCGGGCATCCGGCTTTGTTGTTCTAACAGCCTCCGCCCTAGCATCCCCCCACCAACGGTTTTCGACCCGTCGACTGTGGGAGGTTCGTTTCGATCAACAACACCGCCACCGCTGGACAGGCGCGCGCTACCTATCCTTATCTGATCGGGTTTTATCAATAGAGAgaatcagaaaaagaaaaccgcCATCATGCCTCCTAAGAAGCAGAACAATgagcccaagaagaagaaggcctcGGTCGAGGACAAGGTTTGTCACCCCCGATCGCGTGATCCTATAACGTCGCTAACgtatattttttttttttttgaacAGACCTTTGGTATGAAAAACGTATGTAGTGACCTCCCAAAGCATATTATCCCCCCCTTTCAACACCCCCGACGGCCGTCCGAGAGAGAAATCGCCACTGACAGCAAAATCTTTCATCCTACAGAAAAAAGGTGCTCAGGCCAAGAAACAGATCGAACAATTAAGAACCCAGGAGAAATCGAACAAATCCGCCGATGCGAAGCggaaagaggccgagaaggccCGTCGCGAGGCTGAAAAGAAGGCCGCCgaacaggcgaagaaggaggcAGCTGAGCTGTTCAAGCCTGTGCAGGTGCAGAAGATTCCCTTCGGTGTGGATCCCAAGACCGTCCTGTGtgtcttcttcaagcagGGCAATTgtgagaagggaaagaagtgCAAGTTCAGTCACGATCCGAATGTGGAGCGCAAGGCTGCTAAGAAGGATCTGTACACCGATTCTCGAGACGTGAAGGCcacggaggaggagaataagaagaaggatacgATGGACGACTgggatgaagagaagctgCGCAATGTCGTCCTCAGCAAGCACGGAAACCCGAAGACGACGACCGATAAGGTCTGCAAGTTCTTCATTGAGGCGGTCGAGAACCAGAAGTACGGTTGGTTCTGGGTCTGTCCCAATGGAGGTGACGCCTGCAAGTATAAGCACAGTTTGCCCCCTGGGTATGTTGCGCCGTTGTCTTCACACTGTTTTTTGATTGATACTGATTGACCTCAACAGATTCGTCCTGAAGACGAAGGAGCAGCGTGCGGCTGAGAAGGCCCTGATGGACAAGTCTCCACTCAACACCTTGACACTAGAGGACTGGCTCGAAAGTGAACGACACAAGCTCACGGGCAACCTGACACCGGTCACCCCTCAAACATTCGCCGAGTGGAAGAAGCAGCGTCTCGACAAGAAGCAAGCCGAAGAACAAGCccgcaaggccaaggaagccACTGGACGAACATTGTTTGAGAGCGGTAACTGGCGTGCCGAGGATGAGAGCAGCGACGAGGAGGGTGACGACGACGATACCTTCAACCTGGCTGCCCTCCGCAGGGAGACGGAGAGGATCCGGgaacagaaggaagaagagcgactGGCGAGGCTGCATGGGGCACCGGTACCGATTTCGAACGACGAAACCATTGCACAGGAGGGTGAGGGCTGAGCGTGTGCGATACCCCCAAGAAACTGCGACTCCTGGGCTTTCGGGCAGCGCTCCCTCCCTGGTATCGGTGAACCAGGCCTTTGTCCGGGCCCGCAGTGTTGAACTCCTGGATGATAGATACAGTGTTGTTTATTACCGAGTAATCACCTGTCTTGGTCTCCTCGACTGAGGGCTGCGGTTAACGTGTGACGTTTTGTGTGTCATCTTTGATCGTGAACTCCGGCCCAGTTGGATTCATGTCCAAAGGTTCTAGAAGACAACAGCCGCGTACACAAGATTGAGATAGATCGAGTGTCGTGCATTCGTGGCGGAGTGAAGGACACCATTTGTTATGCCAGATTTTGTACGTAAAAAAGAACGTTCGTTGCTATAATGAACTTAgcgttttttcttttctttttctgtcctTTGAGGTACAATGATTTATGCACTTCTTGATGTTAGACTGGAAAGTGTCCCTGCGGTCCTATAGAGTTGGGATCTTTAGATGTTGTATACAGCAAAAGTCCtatccaaaccaaacatATTTACAAT includes the following:
- a CDS encoding translation machinery-associated protein TMA46 (uncharacterized conserved protein, contains CCCH-type Zn-finger), with product MPPKKQNNEPKKKKASVEDKTFGMKNKKGAQAKKQIEQLRTQEKSNKSADAKRKEAEKARREAEKKAAEQAKKEAAELFKPVQVQKIPFGVDPKTVLCVFFKQGNCEKGKKCKFSHDPNVERKAAKKDLYTDSRDVKATEEENKKKDTMDDWDEEKLRNVVLSKHGNPKTTTDKVCKFFIEAVENQKYGWFWVCPNGGDACKYKHSLPPGFVLKTKEQRAAEKALMDKSPLNTLTLEDWLESERHKLTGNLTPVTPQTFAEWKKQRLDKKQAEEQARKAKEATGRTLFESGNWRAEDESSDEEGDDDDTFNLAALRRETERIREQKEEERLARLHGAPVPISNDETIAQEGEG